The Strix uralensis isolate ZFMK-TIS-50842 chromosome 16, bStrUra1, whole genome shotgun sequence genome has a window encoding:
- the CCZ1 gene encoding vacuolar fusion protein CCZ1 homolog, with product MATAAAGGAGQEKQLAPTLLSFFIYNPKLGPKEGEEEKKILFYHPNEVEKNEKIRNVGLCEAIVQFTRTFSPTKPAKSLHTQKNRQFFHEPEENFWMVMVVRNPIIEKHKDGKPVYEYQEEELLDKVYSSVLQQCYSMYKLFNGTFLKAMEDGGVKVLKERLEKFFHRYLQTLHLQSCDLLDVFCGISFFPLDKMTYLKIQSFINRMEESLNIVKYTAFLYNDQLIWSGLEQDDMRILYKYLTTSLFPRHMEPELAGRDSPIRAEMPGNLQHYGRFLTGPLNLNDPEAKCRFPKIFVNTDDTYEELHLIVYKAMSAAVCFMIDASIPPTLEFCRKLDSIVGPQLTVLASDICEQYNINKRISGAEKEPQFKFIYFNHMNLAEKSTIHMRKTPSVSLASVHPDLMKILGDINSDFSRVDEDEEIIVKAMSDYWVVGKKSDQRELYVILNQKNANLIEVNEEVKKLCATQFNNIFFLD from the exons AtggcgacggcggcggcggggggagccggccaGGAGAAACAGCTCGCTCCGACCCTGCTCAGTTTCTTCATCTACAACCCCAAGCTGGGGCCCAAAGAGGGAGAG gaagaaaagaagattCTCTTCTATCACCCCAATGAagttgaaaagaatgaaaaaattagaaatgtgGGACTATGTGAAGCTATAGTGCAATTCACAAG GACCTTTAGTCCAACAAAACCTGCAAAATCTCTACATACGCAGAAGAACAGACAATTTTTCCATGAACCTGAAGAAAACTTCTGGATGGTCATG GTTGTACGGAATCCCATAATAGAAAAACACAAAGATGGAAAGCCAGTCTATGAATATCAGGAAGAAGAATTACTG gACAAGGTTTATAGTTCGGTCCTACAGCAGTGCTACAGTATGTACAAG CTTTTCAATGGCACATTCCTGAAAGCCATGGAAGATGGAGGTGTAAAAGTTCTAAAGGAGAGACTAGAGAAATTCTTCCATCGG TATTTGCAGACGCTGCATTTACAGTCTTGTGATCTGCTGGATGTGTTTTGTGGAATCAGCTTCTTTCCACTGGATAAAATGACTTACTTGAAAATTCAGTCATTTATTAATAGGATGGAAGAAAGCCTGAACATAGTCAAGTATACTGCATTTCTCTACAACGACCAGCTTATCTG GAGTGGACTGGAACAAGATGACATGAGAATTTTGTACAAATATCTCACAACGtctctgtttccaaggcacatgGAGCCTGAG ttaGCAGGAAGAGATTCTCCAATACGTGCTGAAATGCCAGGAAATCTACAACACTATGGAAG gTTTCTTACTGGACCTTTAAATCTTAATGATCCAGAAGCAAAATGCCGTTTCCCCAAAATATTTGTTAACACTGATGACACTTACGAAGAGCTTCATTTAATTGTTTATAAG GCCATGAGTGCAGCTGTCTGCTTTATGATTGATG CTTCAATTCCGCCTACGCTGGAGTTTTGCCGTAAACTGGACAGCATTGTTGGGCCTCAACTCACTGTGTTAGCATCAGACATATGTGAACAATACAACATCAACAAAAGAATATCGGG AGCTGAGAAGGAGCCTCAGTTTAAGTTTATCTATTTCAATCACATGAACCTGGCAGAGAAAAGTACCATTCACATGAGGAAAACACCCAGTGTATCACTTGCATCTGTTCACCCTGACCTCATGAAGATTCTCGGTGACATCAACAGTGACTTCTCCAG AGTTGATGAAGATGAGGAAATTATTGTGAAGGCAATGAGTGATTACTGGGTAGTGGGGAAAAAGTCTGACCAGCGAGAACTGTATGTTATTTTGaatcaaaaaaatgcaaatctgaTTGAAGTTAATG aagaagtGAAGAAACTTTGTGCAACacagtttaataatattttcttcctggattGA